A stretch of Lathyrus oleraceus cultivar Zhongwan6 chromosome 6, CAAS_Psat_ZW6_1.0, whole genome shotgun sequence DNA encodes these proteins:
- the LOC127096400 gene encoding eukaryotic translation initiation factor 4 gamma-like, which yields MLNETTSPSSSSSPESPPYYNLSSDTKPSDPHSPTLAQLQTHALASQQPTQSIPEPEVTSSPTEEPNTTTSDPLPSETIHAETQPPNSNIPPPNTFAEPQTPTLNLSPPTSPPLASEPENTLPTLEEAITVFAEASVDKVKSLTINSGISDDPSAVRTHWNSVISWMTFEAFKLKGLSMQVRNDFIRDAEIRLQQRLAREAEERARKEAEEKAKQEELQRIKEAEAKALADVVVAAEAEAQAKAAAEAEARLDEESTTRVEQDALTQGESFTFVPLVLMTLEELQKEQQEVRARLDQQDTESS from the exons ATGCTAAACGAAACAACCTCACCCTCTTCATCTTCCTCTCCAGAATCACCACCCTACTATAATCTTTCCTCAGATACTAAACCATCTGACCCTCACTCCCCAACTCTGGCTCAGCTCCAAACACATGCCCTGGCCTCTCAACAGCCAACACAATCCATACCTGAACCAGAAGTCACCTCATCACCCACAGAAGAACCAAACACAACCACATCTGACCCTTTACCATCTGAAACAATTCACGCTGAAACACAACCACCCAACTCTAATATACCCCCACCAAATACATTcgctgaaccacaaactcccacactcaacctaagccctcccacttctccacCCCTAGCCTCTGAACCTGAAAACACCCTTCCAACCCTTGAGGAAGCAATAACGGTGTTTGCAGAAGCTTCAGTTGAtaaggtcaagtctctgaccatcaactctggcatcagtgacGATCCTTCCGCTGTAAGGACGCACTGGAACAGCGTGATTAGTTGGATGACCTTTGAAGCCTTTAAGCTGAAGGGCCTCTCTATGcaagtccgcaacgacttcatcagagacgctgagatcAGACTACAGCAGCGCCTAGCCAGGGAAGCTGAGGAGCGAGCACGCAAAGAAGCAGAAGAAAAAGCCAAGCAAGAAGAACTACAAAGGAtcaaggaagctgaagccaaagctctagctgatgtCGTTGTTgccgctgaagctgaagcacaagccAAAGCTGCCGCAGAAGCAGAAGCACGCCTAGATGAAGAGTCTACCACCAGGGTAGAACaggatgctctgactcagggggagtccttcacctttgtccctctggttctAATGACTCTTGAGGAACTTCAGAAAGAACAACAGGAAGTCCGCgccagattggatcaacaagACACA GAGAGTAGCTAG